Within the Phaseolus vulgaris cultivar G19833 chromosome 9, P. vulgaris v2.0, whole genome shotgun sequence genome, the region tatatatatattaatcacAATAATACCACTTTAGTTATTACTTACAAACATCACGCCTTGATCATTTTAAATCACTTCAgaacataaatataaacaatggttaatcaataattaaattaaacaatttgGGATAATTCATATATCATACAAGGAATGTTAAAGGAAACACAAACATTACGCTTGAGTTTCAAAACATATTTCAATACcaattcaataatttttatcCATTCTACCAAATTTTAAATCTCATATACAACCAATACAAATGATCAACACCACAACTATACCATTCATTGCTTATATGTATATTCAACATTCAAATTTAGTAAAACATACTCATTCTTTCGAAATCAAGCACCAtaccaaaatttatttattcaagcattcatatataatttcaataaaaaaaaaaacttaaaaagcaTCATAAACTTAGTCCAACTTTACCTACTTGAAGATTTCTTGTTTAAAGAGTAATAACAATCCTAAGGTTGAAAATGAGTCgagatacataaaaaaaaaccctaaGAATCTAAGAAAATATTACCTAATCTACTAAAACACTTACAAGAAGTTGAACCACTTGAGATAGTAATTCTGTCAACTAATTATacatttaaaactttaaaacatTTATAGAAAAGTGAGAATAAAAGATAgactttagagtaaaaatgaaattCAAATCAAATACTAATTGTTTATAAATTCTTATCTTCTAAGTGATAGAACTTATTTGAAGCAAATATAAAATTgagaaaaatttaaaagacattTTCGTATTAATACTTCAAAATTGATAGAAAATAGTGAAAGAACAAATGAAGTGATAGGGAAGATAAGAgaatagaaataaaagaaaaataatatatttaattaaaatgaaatgaaaaacaaaacaaaaaaataataagttttttatgaccaataaatatttataatcaaCCAGACACATgtatttttacaattaattttACCGTAGAATAAATCAAAGTTAATCTACTGTTTAAGAGTAAGATTTCCACATTTTTATTCGCATTTTAGTGTGAAACTtacacatttttaaaaattatcttcACCATTCTTCTATTCTAAAAGAGGAAAATTTCCTCTTTACCGTGAGTTTCTTAAATAACAAACATATTATTAATGAGCTTttcatcattatttttattcataaaatttaaatttgatacTTGCATTTTTTATAGCAAGTGATTTAACTAATTACACTTCAAACAGATACTGTCACAATGATGTTATAATAACATTTCGTTGGCCAGATAAACACTTAAAAGAGGTGGATTAAtgataaaactaaaacaaaagaattttaaaaagttgaggcacgagaaaaataaaaataaaaatatttttttaatatttataaaataaaaaatatatttaaactttgATCATTAAATTATTCTACCTGACCATTCTTAATTGTAATAGATAACCAAAACGCATATTTTAAGCGAAGTGGCTAATTGTAGTGATGTACTTGTGTTCCTTTCCAGTGCAAGAAACCTGTAAAAATTGCTCCAATGTACTTTTGTTGCTCTCACACACAAAACTACATCTTcaaataaatgataatatttaattagacaTATTAATTATGGTTTAATAAAGTTCTTAAAGACATTTATTAACATCATGCATTTCACCTATAATAATGTATAAGAGAAGTaacaaaaataaagagaaagtgCATTGTGATTAGTTAGTTCCCCGAAAAGTGATACGCAATTACTTGTGTACGTGGAGTCGTGTTCTGCAAATTGAAAGTGTCAATATGAACTAAAAATGTCAAAGACAATGGaaacatttcaaaatatttactttaataatctattattattattattattatattaaaatattgactaattcataattatattttaactttcACTTGATTTCTTGAACCAGGTCCTCTTTCTACCTCTTTCTCTCTGTTTCTCTGTTTGGTGTAATGAATGCGAGGGCACAATTTATTACGTTGGGCAGGGTGGGTGGAAGTAACTTCATTTGTCAGAAGATTtgacaaaaaaattcaaattgagAATTGAATTGAAACCAATAACTCCACCATCCATTGGTTGTAGGCCATCAAATCATTGCACCTAAAATCTGAATTGGGAATTTAGATCAATTCAAACATGGCAATAACTGGTCCCAACCAGAAAGTCAAATAATGAgaactgcaaaaaaaaaaaaaatagtgaaatgaaaaagataataaaaGAGGAACTTGTTTTCCACGGTAGAGAATGGCAAAAATTTCTTCCCCTTTTACTTTTATGGCAGCTCCTTGACCTTTTCGGTCCCAAATAAGTGACGTCACAAGGATGTGTCGTTTTGGACTTTCTGCCTCTTCCTTCCATAGCCACCATTTAACTGACAATACCAGCTCAGACTTTCAGACGAAGTGGCATTTCCGTTATTTCTTCCACGCGCCGTGTCGTTTATTCAACCTGCATGCGTTCCACACAATCAAACCCCTTCGCCTGCACCCTATTCACTACTCCTTCATCACACGCACACCAACGACACACACATCAACGCAACACACTTCAACCCAGCTTAAACCTTCTTCTCCGTTTCCCACTTTTCGCTCTTCCAAGAAACCGCCGTAGCTCGCCGCCGATCGCCACGTGGATTTCCGCTgcttatttatttgtttgtttttttttattccatgCGTTTTCCGTGCTCTGCCGCCGCCGTAAGCTGCCTCACGTGAGGGATGGGTTGCGTGCTCGGGACGCCGGCCCGTGCCGAAGATCAGCGCCGTCGCCGGAGAGAGCAGCGGGAAGTCGCTACCGACGAAGGTAATAATGCCGTTAGGGTTCGAGATAAGGAGAGGAACCGGCACACCGGCGATTTTCCGGGGAATCTTCCGGCGCCAGAGCGCCGCAAACCTAGACTCGATCCGTGCGCTGTCACGCAGCAGGGATGGCCATCGTGGTTGATGGCCGTCGCCGGCGAAGCAATCGGCGATTGGACTCCTCGTCGCGCCAACACTTTCGAGAAGCTCGCAAAGGTTCTTCGAAactgttaatttttatttttctctttgcgTTAAgtgattttttgttttgttttattagaTAATAAAAACAAGGAAAAATGGATCTATTTTAGTAAATGTTGTTTTGTGTGTTATTTTTTGTGATGTGTTGTTCAGATTGGACAAGGGACGTATAGTAATGTGTATAAGGCTAGGGACCTTGTTACGGGGAAGATTGTGGCATTGAAGAAAGTGAGATTTGATAATTTGGAGCCGGAGAGTGTGAAGTTCATGGCGAGGGAGATACTTGTTTTGAGGAGGCTTGATCACCCCAATGTAGTGAAGCTTGAGGGTTTGGTTACTTCTAGAATGTCGTGCAGTTTATATTTGGTGTTTGAGTATATGGAGCATGATCTTGCAGGGCTTGCAGCTGGCCAAGGGGTCAAGTTCACTGAACCTCAGGTACCACAATTTTAAGCTGCCGTTTGCTACTGGTTAGATGCATTTTTGCACGTGCTTTTGTTGTGATAAAAGTTGGGCACGAGAGATTTAACTGGGTTTGCGACCTTGGGTGCTGTTGATTTTGATTTGTGTTTTGTTTCAAGACATTGCTTTCTGTTTGGCCTTTCTATGGTTAAAAGCAAAAGTTGGGTCTTTGGTCTTCGTCCAATAGCTTTGTAGGTGATGCTGAGTCTCGTGTACAATTTTAAGCATGTTTGCTTTCTTGTTTATTTCACCCTTTTTTGATGTTGGTGTttttgaaaattcatttattgtCTCTCTATAAAGTAAAGTTATTGTTTAATTAGGAATATTTTTGCTTTCCATCTTATGGAAAGAAATCTTACTTTTAGGAAGAAAGTCTATTGTTAAATTTGTGCATGTTTAGAAATGtctagtttattattttattattacgaagacatcataatttttattagaAGTCTAGCCCTAGTTTAAATGTAAAACAGAGTTTTCATGTTACATAAGATGGGTGGATTAACAGTTAAAATTGCAAACTGTTGCAATCTGATTGTTAAATCACTAAAGGCTTATTTCTGGATTCATGGTGATTGTCGAATTTAGTGCTTGGTGGAGTTGTATGAAGCAGTGGTGCTTTTTTAATTAGTGACGGACTAGGAGGAGGATAGACTCATTCATATTAAAAAGCAAAAGCAAAACGAAAACTCTTACTGAAAGGCTGATTTGTCTCTCAGTATATTCTCTATGACAGGTTAAATGCTTTATGAAGCAATTACTCTCTGGTCTTGAGCATTGCCACAGTCGAGGTGTGTTGCACCGTGATATCAAGGGTTCTAACCTGCTTATAGACAATGAAGGAATCCTTAGAATTGCAGATTTTGGACTGGCTACCTTTTTTGATCCTAAGATAAAACAGGCAATGACAAGCAGAGTGGTGACCCTTTGGTATCGTCCTCCCGAGCTCCTTCTTGGAGCTACAGTATATGGTGTGGGTATTGACCTTTGGAGTGCTGGTTGCATCTTGGCAGAGCTGCTTGCTGGAAAGCCAATAATGCCTGGCCGAACAGAGGTATTGCTCTTCATCTTGTTTACAGGTTCTGTTCTGTAAACTTCTGATTTTTGTATACTCATTGTGATGCTTCTAATctgttaataaatattttagtacCGGTCTGTAGTTTGTAATTCATCTTGCCCCTTACCCAGAGTCACTTTTGAGGCTTTGTGTACTGGCAGCATCCTTTTGTACTGGCAAATTTATTGGGAAGTTCTCTTGGACATACCCAAGTTGGGTAAGATAAAGGGCTTGTGTTTGACAGTGTCATCAACTTTTAGTTTGTTTGTTTATGGCAATAATCTACCATCTTGATGGAGCAGATATAGAATATCAACTAAAAGCAAAAACTTTCTTAAAGGACAAAAGCTAGATGAAAGGGAAACAACAGAAAATGAGAACCGTTTAGTACTTTAGTTTATCATCTGAAAGGTCAGAGTATTTAGTTTAGGTATCCTTTCTGTGTGAAAATTGTATCCTTTGTGGCCTTTGCAGTATAGTACTAATGTTTTGAAGTTGATTCAACCTATTTCACTTTCACATAATGTATCTTTTTGTGCATCCCAATATCCTCTCTTTCATGGCTTTTGAAATGAGCATTTTCAGGATGATACATGACTGACTTTTGGGTTGCTTGGGGCTAGGTTGAACAGCTGCACAAAATATTTAAGTTGTGTGGCTCTCCATCTGAGGAATATTGGAGAAAGTATAGATTGCCAAATGCTACAATCTTTAAGCCTCAGCAGCCATATAAACGTTGCATCTCAGAAACATTCAAAGACTTTCGTCCATCTTCTCTACCTTTAATTGAAACTCTTCTTGCAATAGATCCTGATGATCGTGGAACTGCCTCAGCAGCACTAAATACTGAAGTTAGTGACCACCGCATGTTAATTAACCTTACATTCATGAATAATGATGTAACAAATTTCATATGTTTTCTATCTGCAGTTCTTTACCACAGAGCCCTATGCTTGTGAACCATCGAGTTTGCCAAAGTATCCTCCCAGCAAAGAATTGGATGTAAAGCTGAGAGATGAAGAAGCAAGAAGGTTCCCTTCTTCTCTTCTCATGTTTCATAATCAACTTCTCAACTGTCTTTGTCCAGTTTTTTGCTGATGATTTTCTATTCATCCTCAGGCAAAAGGCTCTAACTGGAAAAGCTGGTACAGTTGATGGTGTCAAAAAAGGCAGAGCACGCGAGCGCAGCCGGGCTGTTCCAGCCCCTGAAGCGAATGCAGAGATCCAAACAAACTTAGATGTAAGTCAGATAAGTAGTTGTGTTTGATATCCTCTTCGCAGCACTTGGTTCTGCtgtgtttgttttaatttcCTATTCCTTCAAACCCAAGTTTGTTCTTATGTGTCATACACATCCGTGAATAGTTGAAATATCATAGGTACTCTACTCTTAGACTAATGACTATTTTAGGCCTAAGCTTCCCATATTTTTCCTTTACATACTGAAGCTGACATAATATTTTCATGAAACCTTGTCATTTGCGCGGTGGgttatattttcaaattctaaTGCTGTCTAGATTCTTTAGCATTTTCTTACTTGGGATTCTCTGATCATGTCTACCCtgttatttaaaatgtttttggtgattatattttatattcctTGAGAACATGAAACTTTGTGAAACTTTTGTTTGATTCGATGATAAAATGGTAAATTGAGCTTCTCACTTAGTGTCTTACATGCTCCATTGAGCAACATTACATGTGTTTCTCACTGAATTTCAGAGGTGGAGAGTTGTGACCCATGCAAATGCAAAAAGCAAGAGTGAGAAATTTCCTCCTCCTCATCAAGATGGAGCTGTTGGATATCCACAGGATGCATCAAACAAAGGGCCTGTTTCGTTTGGCGCCCCCGACTCCTCGTTTTCCTCAGGGATATTTaattcaaaaccttctggaccTGTTAGAAGTCATGCTGGTGCAGGACATCACAGAGGGAGGAAAGCCAAAAAAGAAGAGTCCCAGATGGCGTCATCATGGAAATTTATGCGTCCATTTAAGCCATCAACAGTTGGACTTTCTATGGATTTGTTATTTAGGAGCAAATAATCAGTTTCTTTTGATTTTGGCTTCCTAGAGTGAGGATAGCAATGACTTAGGCCCTGATACATCTTTTTTGCATATCGCTatggttttcaatttttttcgcGTCGCTCCTATTTTTTGTATTTCATTTGGCATAAAGTTGTTGTATAATCAACATTACAACGGGGATCCCTACATTTGTATATTTAGAGGATTAAATTCTCTGCTGTACAGTTTCTGGGAGGACTTTTTCAGGACCTTTCGAAATGTTTCGACTTAGCTAGTAAATTTTTTTTGACAAGTACTCAAATTTCCGTCCCTGTATAAGATGCTTTGGTTAAGGTCTAAGCAGACAAGTTTCTTTGTAAGTATCTTAAGGAGAGAAAAATAAGATCAAAGGACATAAATTTGTCCCGGtaaatataatttcattttttataaacatCTTCTTAAGAagacaaaataagataaaatgaaataaacttGTCCACATAtgaactaatttaaaatttaatatattttttctaaaattttatcgcacaagttaattttaattaaaaaaaacattt harbors:
- the LOC137823197 gene encoding probable serine/threonine-protein kinase At1g54610, coding for MGCVLGTPARAEDQRRRRREQREVATDEGNNAVRVRDKERNRHTGDFPGNLPAPERRKPRLDPCAVTQQGWPSWLMAVAGEAIGDWTPRRANTFEKLAKIGQGTYSNVYKARDLVTGKIVALKKVRFDNLEPESVKFMAREILVLRRLDHPNVVKLEGLVTSRMSCSLYLVFEYMEHDLAGLAAGQGVKFTEPQVKCFMKQLLSGLEHCHSRGVLHRDIKGSNLLIDNEGILRIADFGLATFFDPKIKQAMTSRVVTLWYRPPELLLGATVYGVGIDLWSAGCILAELLAGKPIMPGRTEVEQLHKIFKLCGSPSEEYWRKYRLPNATIFKPQQPYKRCISETFKDFRPSSLPLIETLLAIDPDDRGTASAALNTEFFTTEPYACEPSSLPKYPPSKELDVKLRDEEARRQKALTGKAGTVDGVKKGRARERSRAVPAPEANAEIQTNLDRWRVVTHANAKSKSEKFPPPHQDGAVGYPQDASNKGPVSFGAPDSSFSSGIFNSKPSGPVRSHAGAGHHRGRKAKKEESQMASSWKFMRPFKPSTVGLSMDLLFRSK